In the Populus trichocarpa isolate Nisqually-1 chromosome 1, P.trichocarpa_v4.1, whole genome shotgun sequence genome, one interval contains:
- the LOC7470581 gene encoding histidine-containing phosphotransfer protein 4 has protein sequence MERNQSRRQVALTRQSLFDQGFLDEQFIQLEELQDDANPNFVEEVVSLHYRDSARLISNIEKALEKNPLDFNKLDGYMHQFKGSSSSIGAKKVKAECTLFREYCKAGNGEGCMRTFQQIKKEYATLKRKLETYFQLARQAGPADTACRPK, from the exons ATGGAGAGAAACCAGTCGCGTAGGCAGGTTGCTCTCACAAGGCAGTCTCTTTTTGATCAG GGATTTCTTGATGAACAATTTATCCAGCTTGAGGAACTCCAAGATGATGCAAACCCTAACTTTGTGGAGGAAGTAGTCTCATTGCACTACAGGGATTCAGCTAGACTTATCAGTAACATAGAGAAAGCATT gGAGAAGAATCCTCTTGACTTTAATAAGTTGGATGGCTATATGCATCAATTCAAGGGAAGCAGCTCAAG CATTGGGGCCAAAAAGGTGAAAGCTGAGTGCACTCTCTTTAGGGAATATTGCAAGGCAGGAAATGGAGAAGG ATGCATGAGGACATTCcaacaaatcaagaaagaatATGCAACGCTGAAAAGGAAGCTTGAGACTTATTTTCAG TTAGCAAGGCAAGCCGGGCCTGCTGACACTGCATGTCGGCCCAAGTAA